A window of the Wolbachia endosymbiont (group A) of Pogonocherus hispidulus genome harbors these coding sequences:
- a CDS encoding ankyrin repeat domain-containing protein, which produces MFKAQYPIDHLKKEGVNSKITESSDEIQYIEQAKEFPQFKRYRRSDVDSESESRFKRIDVPGDGSCLFWSITMAYLIPVRNDNALFRQRYEVLFGNEGAVTRDLDHIRNLVQNLSAANYDDTFANLVRNVFRNRVVDYIGSHRNEFRDFVEGDFERYLKNMRNPNTWGGEPEIRAMSGILSATISVSGEVETQYGNGDIQIQLFHVGAPGNRNHYNFGLERGIVDNDVELAKGLKKVMGKGRPQDFELIQLLIEEADTEVGTSKQGEDFKSFETRFQSFVDQIPSYLHSVEKAGFFTHFFLGSFSTLLDTEIAEKLNIKKIYFSFDTSKTLKVAIVKNGQIGNAEDAIHNIDLFSISEGKRGHQFTVNELENILRNNIDRSKIRNRNVEQNIKNEIQDRIKSRLVQIYKEKDGIFVNMEVKEILDSPASKEFHEVEKGIWNNPEGDIAKLSDSDAQTVSRSLKKVLEKINNVHSEYVGSVVYDNSAREAAHHGFMVGVFMNFHYRYNLRVYPEQFAGRGYADIILLARGPDRALDSIPIIIELKAGAGPNATPDRALQQAEKYAQGFQPNVQRVLTTADNILCVGVNLDNPSPISDIKVSSRREEIIPLFQEILESTKDWDTQTIGKRELKEQVKDNLERIYHTFPGTPEKGDNHYFSRFLLGQSLLLSEDSETSLKKYIFIYEDNIPTEVHPNLRGLGRLAAQRSREALSTNLDASHAVVTMVLIPENTGKLVYVINIVEANRKDVPNKALPLDRLGREIGDREIVELSLNFDTRYKSDFKRYLTVWTEKYNSLQEYNNGAERFQGTFKKVPYPSELKETFDKALDIQSLSIGGYSRLLEKIGEGIFPFKSLVNKEAHFQGILNGAFSYYSDLKLQESPETRALVLTEFQTGRGERIDMLVHGIKFVAQGGNAEEYTPIGLELKASRQGKGAQALLREANDQINEEYKEGVTYKTLTDGDEVKFIGVVFDKGSNNPSKLILTSRTTKEGFIPVEVVHSSVHMLPTVGQCSKRKSSSPEYPPSKKPRRERSVSMACIDSFDEEKITEEEKEQRIKELFNADKVAERVKNIEFYDQLFKVSQQISEGEIIDKNVEEAFVAKIKDVDLNSIDPEIRDIVKEMKDNIENKEEVKNILRRSGVAEKIGKVAEGAGLAFTVFLVGKHIANGDVKGLGYDALNLWVMPKIGEKISGKMLELGTKLDSQMLKEFAPVMGRAIGNFAAFLGLAESIKARQSATDPVDIKIADLNIATNSIFIAADVPAVVTETMSAIGMEAGIIGEFAGPVGAAISVAVIIIAQFVEAGLEVEKLGEHIKLTDQEKHDLYWDFFLGKKVLDYIEHDMEAEEIYKQYISRILDQFKSNYDTIAISLPSILVTKEEYATSKHSRDKRQGHMMPSDVGKGIVELLGGFKCYTQTRVISNRLSFDLGTNITHFLYADNMNYYSRIIPSTVENYSVTCGPRDDDIAIHEKNREILYTLPSQASCGDSSPHRGRILNRVLEKWFLQEYSGDCYNAVIYRNKNSRGYGSVYYIPAQNANVNIVFQEKDILNGDRDRRDNIENRYYFEKSLDSCKVYSPAKNFFHIAGKFSCDLGTDGQKNIVITQGNLTTDSINIHSIIGSNRTNYLEFFNVDYVDGKGGNDVITAKNFTAIKGYFGDSIHGKGLVLLPINFNDIGNITHINNITTIYNKSGAFIGVDKQTSVKTADGLFVTPTKVDDKTGVVTNLHVTKSIGSNVVLDDELDNLRKIDNSNFNITKQLSSANYHSTIGSSSNHIFYPDKEHHNFYWEAPSNISHLYLFDNRNANITIAQANGILDFSQLNSTLNDMPFIENDKGEIKINKNGLNVTLLPDYKDVTVTFDGEEYYKLQGGELERDYCSHSLEIDGRFSVNGTDLLNHHNCFTFDSDKVLFLKLNNDLLLLSDRGALSISDYYSSVHKNWDLSIELSNKIMEPGEFGERADGFSSFRYYKPDEQGLQIYHNQPINNNDIGLVDLKGKSILDFDMKVMNDTLLLSHKSNTLVKVENWNTHQPAREMMFAFNDAIVSNSRCIASTCNSEDVIVDFNEVIVRILKLNKELLLAVRSHELNEVKNLISQGASLEAKDGDDNTPLHWASWNSYLDIVEYLIKSDANLEAKNRYGRTPLLNASWNGHLDVVKYLVENGANLEAKDYNGKTPLHMASLIGHLDVVKYLISKGADINTKANDGKTPLDIAIDKKHDNVEQYLKQVQLDKKLLTAMEGVDLNEVRGLIAKGANIDTKDKDGNTLLYSAAEMGDLDRIKFLLDNGANIETENGEYQATPLHGAVENYRLDAVKLLLSRGANVNAEDKGHWTPLHYAADTNRLDVVKFLVGAGANLGATSDYGKTPLDIAIDKKHVNVEQYLRQVQLDKKLLLAVRSHELNEVKNLISQGASLEAKDGDDNTPLHWASWNSYLDIVEYLIKSDANLEAKNRYGRTPLLNASWNGHLDVVKYLVENGANLEAKGYNGKTPLHMASLIGHLDVVKYLISKGASINAKDKDGKTPLDIAIDKKLDNVVAYLRQTQLGLNEQLLAVVRDGDFNKVKDLVGRGASLDIQDSNNGWTPIIYAAQGSKWDMVKFLIAQGAKFNNEITYQGTPSHFAAQEGNPNMVQFLLDKGANIEAQDAYNRKPLHIAVDANRLNVVNLLLDRGANLKATDMYGKTPLDLAIQKGYEDIVEVLKRKQLDLDKELLISAEKGDLEKVRDSIRQGANVNVQGRQGWTPVFWAIQKNNFNIVELLLDNSADIKVKDNEGWTPLHWAVQLDLLNMVKYLAEKGADIDALTADGRTPLDIVREKLRVNGKNEECSDVVQCLEKLNQEREKPVQRRRRHHHGYLSRKPFAIDSSNQPEIVASSSTRPSSWINDCISWVKKLAASTFSIIPALPSQYNIADKNNVKSDNKNIPQSTSSVGWNKFLNNENIALASCVADALDNTPSRRYQGLMSKGVEVVPSSRVAVEFALKKFNSFVEDKIRNLESKEQARIHVELKDAYPEIIASLERGVEFSGNVGLDNVLEKCKKCFCTNVLPKDKVSTCLSDVGVTKLGGNLNR; this is translated from the coding sequence ATGTTTAAGGCACAATATCCAATAGATCATCTAAAAAAAGAAGGCGTTAATTCAAAGATTACCGAATCATCGGATGAGATACAATATATAGAGCAAGCTAAAGAATTTCCCCAATTTAAGCGCTATCGGAGGTCTGATGTTGATTCCGAAAGTGAAAGTAGGTTTAAAAGAATCGATGTTCCAGGAGATGGTAGCTGCTTATTTTGGTCCATTACTATGGCTTACTTAATACCTGTCAGAAACGACAATGCTTTATTTCGACAAAGGTATGAAGTACTATTTGGAAATGAAGGAGCTGTAACCCGAGATTTAGATCATATTAGGAATCTGGTTCAGAATTTAAGTGCTGCGAATTATGATGATACATTTGCAAACTTAGTAAGAAATGTATTTCGCAATCGAGTAGTTGATTATATAGGTTCTCATAGGAATGAGTTCAGAGATTTTGTTGAAGGTGATTTTGAGCGTTACTTGAAAAACATGAGGAACCCTAATACTTGGGGAGGTGAACCTGAAATAAGAGCAATGAGTGGAATACTTAGCGCAACAATTAGTGTTTCTGGTGAAGTTGAAACTCAATATGGTAATGGAGATATTCAAATACAATTATTTCATGTTGGCGCACCGGGTAACCGAAACCATTATAATTTTGGTCTTGAGAGAGGTATTGTTGATAATGATGTAGAGCTTGCGAAAGGTTTAAAAAAAGTCATGGGTAAAGGAAGACCACAAGATTTTGAGTTAATACAGTTATTGATAGAGGAAGCAGATACAGAAGTTGGCACAAGTAAGCAAGGAGAGGATTTTAAATCTTTCGAAACAAGATTTCAATCATTTGTGGATCAGATTCCATCTTATTTACACTCTGTAGAAAAAGCAGGATTTTTTACACATTTCTTCTTAGGGAGCTTTTCTACTTTGCTGGATACAGAAATTGCAGAAAAGTTAAATATTAAAAAGATTTATTTTAGTTTTGATACTTCGAAAACTTTAAAGGTGGCTATTGTTAAAAATGGTCAAATTGGAAATGCTGAAGACGCTATTCATAATATAGATCTATTTTCCATTTCAGAAGGTAAGCGTGGCCATCAGTTTACTGTTAATGAGTTGGAGAACATATTAAGAAATAATATAGATAGGAGTAAGATTAGAAATCGGAACGTTGAGCAAAATATTAAGAATGAAATTCAAGATAGAATAAAATCCAGATTAGTACAGATCTACAAAGAAAAGGATGGAATTTTTGTTAATATGGAAGTTAAAGAGATACTTGATTCCCCTGCTAGTAAAGAATTTCATGAAGTAGAGAAAGGAATATGGAATAATCCCGAAGGTGATATAGCGAAGCTATCTGATTCTGATGCGCAAACAGTTAGCAGGTCTTTAAAAAAAGTTCTTGAAAAAATTAATAACGTTCATTCTGAGTATGTAGGATCAGTAGTCTATGATAATAGTGCACGTGAAGCAGCACATCATGGATTTATGGTTGGCGTTTTCATGAATTTTCACTATAGGTATAATCTTAGAGTTTATCCAGAGCAGTTTGCAGGAAGGGGTTATGCAGATATTATCTTGCTAGCTCGTGGTCCTGATCGTGCATTAGACTCTATTCCTATTATTATTGAGTTAAAAGCAGGAGCAGGTCCTAATGCCACTCCAGATAGGGCTTTACAGCAAGCAGAAAAGTATGCACAAGGGTTTCAACCAAATGTTCAGCGAGTTTTAACTACTGCAGATAACATTTTATGTGTTGGTGTCAATCTTGATAATCCATCTCCTATCTCTGATATTAAAGTATCAAGTCGTAGAGAAGAAATAATTCCTCTTTTTCAAGAAATATTAGAATCTACTAAGGATTGGGACACGCAGACAATTGGTAAAAGGGAATTAAAAGAACAGGTAAAAGATAATTTAGAACGTATTTATCATACCTTTCCTGGTACACCAGAGAAGGGAGATAATCATTATTTCAGTAGGTTTTTACTAGGGCAATCATTATTATTAAGTGAAGATTCAGAAACAAGTTTAAAAAAGTACATTTTTATCTATGAAGATAATATACCTACTGAAGTGCATCCTAATCTTCGTGGGCTTGGACGTCTAGCAGCTCAAAGAAGCAGAGAAGCACTATCAACTAACCTTGATGCAAGCCACGCAGTTGTAACAATGGTGCTTATTCCAGAAAATACAGGGAAGTTAGTTTATGTAATAAATATTGTTGAAGCTAACAGAAAGGATGTACCGAATAAAGCGCTTCCTCTTGATAGATTAGGTAGAGAGATAGGAGATAGGGAAATAGTTGAATTAAGTCTTAATTTTGATACTAGATACAAGTCAGATTTTAAAAGATATCTTACTGTTTGGACTGAAAAATATAATTCTTTACAAGAGTACAACAACGGAGCTGAGAGATTTCAAGGTACTTTCAAAAAAGTTCCTTATCCTAGTGAGTTAAAAGAAACATTCGATAAAGCACTAGATATCCAATCTTTATCAATAGGAGGATATAGTAGATTATTAGAAAAAATTGGAGAAGGAATATTCCCTTTTAAGAGCCTCGTTAATAAAGAAGCTCATTTCCAGGGAATATTGAATGGAGCATTTAGTTATTATAGCGACCTAAAATTACAAGAATCACCAGAAACTAGGGCATTAGTTTTAACTGAGTTTCAAACCGGTAGAGGAGAACGTATTGACATGCTAGTTCATGGTATTAAGTTTGTGGCTCAAGGTGGAAATGCTGAGGAGTACACTCCAATAGGGTTGGAACTTAAGGCATCAAGGCAGGGTAAAGGAGCTCAAGCTTTATTGAGGGAAGCAAATGATCAAATAAATGAAGAATACAAAGAAGGTGTTACCTATAAAACTCTTACAGATGGTGATGAGGTAAAGTTTATCGGTGTTGTTTTCGATAAAGGATCTAATAATCCTAGTAAACTTATTTTAACAAGTAGGACAACTAAAGAAGGATTTATTCCTGTTGAAGTAGTTCATAGTTCAGTTCATATGTTGCCTACTGTAGGGCAGTGTTCTAAAAGAAAATCTTCATCGCCGGAGTATCCACCAAGTAAAAAACCAAGAAGAGAAAGAAGTGTAAGTATGGCCTGCATAGATTCGTTTGATGAAGAAAAGATTACAGAGGAGGAAAAAGAACAACGTATCAAAGAGTTATTCAATGCTGATAAGGTAGCAGAAAGAGTAAAGAATATTGAGTTTTATGATCAGCTTTTCAAGGTTTCTCAGCAGATATCTGAAGGTGAAATTATAGACAAAAATGTTGAAGAAGCATTTGTAGCAAAGATCAAGGATGTAGACCTAAATTCGATAGATCCAGAGATTAGGGATATTGTGAAAGAAATGAAGGATAATATAGAGAACAAAGAAGAAGTGAAAAATATTCTGAGGAGATCCGGAGTAGCAGAAAAAATAGGAAAAGTAGCAGAAGGTGCAGGCCTTGCCTTTACAGTATTTTTAGTTGGTAAACATATAGCAAATGGAGATGTAAAAGGACTAGGTTATGATGCATTAAATCTATGGGTAATGCCAAAGATTGGTGAAAAAATTTCTGGAAAAATGTTAGAGTTAGGAACAAAGCTTGATTCTCAGATGTTGAAGGAGTTTGCTCCAGTTATGGGACGTGCTATAGGTAACTTTGCAGCGTTTTTAGGGTTAGCGGAGTCAATAAAAGCAAGGCAAAGTGCGACAGATCCTGTAGATATAAAGATTGCTGACCTAAACATCGCAACTAATTCTATCTTTATCGCTGCAGATGTACCTGCGGTTGTTACGGAAACAATGTCAGCTATAGGTATGGAAGCAGGAATAATAGGAGAATTTGCAGGTCCAGTTGGTGCTGCTATTTCAGTTGCTGTAATCATTATAGCACAATTTGTAGAAGCAGGACTTGAAGTAGAAAAATTAGGAGAACATATAAAACTTACAGATCAAGAGAAACATGACTTATATTGGGATTTTTTTCTTGGTAAAAAAGTACTAGATTATATAGAACATGATATGGAAGCAGAAGAGATATATAAACAGTATATATCAAGGATCTTAGATCAATTTAAGAGTAACTATGATACAATAGCTATTTCACTGCCTTCCATACTGGTTACAAAAGAAGAATATGCTACTAGTAAACACTCTCGAGATAAAAGACAGGGGCATATGATGCCATCGGATGTTGGTAAAGGAATTGTAGAACTTTTAGGCGGATTTAAGTGTTATACCCAAACTAGGGTGATTAGTAATAGACTTAGTTTTGACTTAGGTACAAATATTACGCACTTTCTTTATGCTGATAATATGAATTACTATTCTAGAATTATTCCCAGTACTGTTGAAAATTATAGTGTCACTTGTGGACCACGTGATGATGATATCGCAATACATGAAAAAAACAGGGAAATTCTGTATACGTTGCCAAGTCAAGCTTCATGTGGAGATTCATCACCACATAGGGGTAGGATATTAAATAGAGTGTTAGAAAAGTGGTTCTTGCAAGAATATTCTGGCGACTGTTATAATGCAGTTATATACAGAAATAAGAATTCACGTGGGTATGGAAGCGTATATTACATACCGGCTCAAAATGCTAATGTTAATATTGTTTTTCAAGAAAAGGATATTTTAAATGGTGATCGAGATAGAAGAGATAATATAGAAAATAGGTACTATTTTGAAAAGTCATTAGATAGTTGTAAGGTATATAGTCCAGCTAAAAATTTCTTTCACATAGCAGGAAAGTTTTCTTGTGATTTAGGAACAGATGGACAAAAGAACATAGTCATAACACAAGGTAATCTTACTACAGATTCAATAAACATACATTCTATTATTGGCAGTAATAGAACTAATTACCTAGAGTTCTTCAATGTAGATTATGTAGATGGTAAGGGTGGAAATGATGTAATAACAGCAAAAAACTTTACTGCAATAAAGGGTTATTTTGGTGATTCCATTCATGGAAAAGGTTTAGTATTATTACCGATAAATTTTAATGATATAGGTAACATAACACACATTAACAATATAACAACCATCTATAATAAAAGTGGAGCTTTTATAGGTGTAGACAAACAAACATCGGTAAAAACAGCAGATGGTTTATTTGTAACACCAACAAAAGTAGATGATAAGACTGGCGTAGTAACAAACTTGCATGTGACAAAAAGCATAGGTAGTAATGTTGTGTTAGATGATGAATTAGATAATTTACGAAAGATAGACAATTCAAACTTTAATATTACAAAGCAATTATCAAGTGCTAATTATCATAGTACTATAGGTAGTTCCAGTAATCATATTTTTTATCCTGATAAAGAACATCATAATTTTTACTGGGAAGCTCCAAGTAATATAAGTCATCTTTATCTTTTCGATAACAGAAACGCTAATATTACAATTGCTCAAGCAAATGGCATATTAGATTTTAGCCAATTAAATAGTACATTAAATGATATGCCATTTATAGAAAATGATAAAGGAGAAATAAAGATTAACAAAAATGGCCTAAATGTAACTCTGCTACCAGATTATAAAGATGTTACAGTTACATTTGACGGAGAAGAATATTACAAACTTCAGGGTGGGGAACTAGAGCGTGATTATTGTTCTCATAGTTTGGAAATAGATGGAAGATTTAGCGTTAATGGTACTGACCTTTTAAATCATCATAATTGTTTCACGTTTGATTCAGATAAAGTACTCTTTTTGAAACTAAATAATGATTTGCTATTGTTGTCAGATAGAGGGGCATTATCAATATCGGATTATTATTCTTCTGTTCACAAAAATTGGGATTTATCTATAGAGCTGAGTAACAAAATTATGGAACCAGGAGAATTTGGAGAAAGAGCTGATGGCTTTAGTTCTTTCAGGTATTATAAACCAGATGAACAAGGGTTACAGATTTATCATAATCAGCCTATTAATAATAATGATATTGGTTTGGTTGATTTGAAAGGTAAGTCTATATTAGATTTCGATATGAAAGTTATGAATGATACCTTATTGCTATCACATAAAAGTAACACTCTTGTAAAAGTAGAGAACTGGAATACTCATCAACCAGCAAGGGAAATGATGTTCGCTTTTAATGATGCAATAGTTTCTAATTCAAGGTGTATAGCTTCTACTTGTAATTCAGAAGATGTTATAGTGGATTTTAACGAAGTTATAGTGAGAATTTTAAAATTGAATAAAGAATTGTTACTTGCTGTAAGAAGTCATGAGCTTAATGAGGTTAAAAATCTGATTAGCCAGGGTGCTAGCTTAGAAGCCAAAGATGGTGATGATAATACTCCTCTACACTGGGCTTCTTGGAATAGTTATTTAGATATAGTAGAGTATCTCATTAAAAGTGATGCTAATTTAGAGGCAAAAAACCGCTATGGCAGAACACCTTTACTTAATGCTTCTTGGAATGGTCATTTGGATGTAGTAAAGTATCTTGTTGAAAATGGTGCTAATTTAGAAGCTAAAGACTATAATGGTAAAACACCTCTACACATGGCTTCTTTAATTGGTCATTTGGATGTAGTAAAGTATCTTATAAGCAAAGGAGCTGACATTAATACTAAAGCCAATGATGGTAAAACACCGCTAGACATTGCTATTGATAAAAAACATGATAATGTTGAACAATATTTAAAACAAGTACAATTAGATAAAAAGTTGTTGACTGCTATGGAAGGTGTTGATCTTAATGAAGTTAGAGGTCTTATTGCCAAGGGTGCTAACATTGATACCAAAGACAAGGATGGCAATACACTACTGTATTCAGCTGCTGAAATGGGTGATTTAGACAGAATAAAATTCCTTCTTGACAATGGCGCTAATATTGAAACTGAAAATGGGGAATATCAAGCAACTCCTTTACATGGAGCAGTTGAAAACTATAGGCTAGATGCAGTCAAATTACTTCTTAGTCGTGGTGCTAATGTTAATGCTGAAGACAAAGGTCATTGGACACCTTTACATTACGCTGCTGATACCAACAGGCTTGATGTAGTGAAGTTTCTTGTAGGTGCTGGTGCTAATCTTGGTGCTACAAGTGATTACGGTAAAACACCGCTAGATATCGCTATTGATAAAAAACATGTTAATGTTGAACAATATTTAAGGCAAGTACAATTAGATAAAAAGTTGTTACTTGCTGTAAGAAGTCATGAGCTTAATGAGGTTAAAAATCTGATTAGCCAGGGTGCTAGCTTAGAAGCCAAAGATGGTGATGATAATACTCCTCTACACTGGGCTTCTTGGAATAGTTATTTAGATATAGTAGAGTATCTCATTAAAAGTGATGCTAATTTAGAGGCAAAAAACCGCTATGGCAGAACACCTTTACTTAATGCTTCTTGGAATGGTCATTTGGATGTAGTAAAGTATCTTGTTGAAAATGGTGCTAATTTAGAAGCTAAAGGCTATAATGGTAAAACACCTCTACACATGGCTTCTTTAATTGGTCATTTGGATGTAGTAAAGTATCTTATAAGTAAAGGGGCCAGCATTAACGCTAAAGACAAGGATGGTAAAACACCGCTCGATATTGCTATTGATAAAAAACTTGATAATGTTGTAGCATATTTACGACAAACACAATTAGGTTTAAATGAACAATTGTTAGCTGTAGTACGGGATGGTGATTTTAATAAAGTTAAAGATCTTGTAGGTAGAGGTGCTAGCTTAGATATTCAAGATAGCAATAATGGTTGGACACCTATAATCTATGCCGCTCAGGGAAGTAAATGGGATATGGTCAAGTTCCTTATAGCTCAGGGTGCCAAGTTTAATAATGAGATTACATATCAAGGAACACCATCGCACTTTGCAGCTCAAGAAGGTAATCCAAATATGGTTCAATTTCTTCTTGATAAAGGTGCTAATATTGAGGCTCAAGATGCATACAATAGGAAACCTTTGCATATTGCTGTTGACGCAAACAGGTTGAATGTAGTAAATCTACTTCTTGACAGGGGTGCTAATTTAAAGGCTACAGACATGTACGGCAAAACACCTTTAGACCTAGCTATTCAAAAGGGTTACGAAGATATAGTAGAAGTTTTGAAACGAAAACAATTGGATCTAGATAAAGAATTATTAATTTCTGCAGAAAAAGGAGATCTTGAGAAAGTCAGAGACAGTATCAGACAAGGTGCTAACGTTAATGTTCAGGGTAGGCAGGGTTGGACTCCTGTGTTCTGGGCCATTCAAAAGAATAATTTTAATATAGTTGAACTTCTTTTAGATAACAGTGCTGATATTAAGGTCAAAGATAATGAAGGTTGGACACCTCTTCATTGGGCTGTTCAATTGGATTTATTAAATATGGTTAAGTATCTTGCTGAAAAAGGTGCTGATATTGATGCTTTAACTGCTGACGGTAGAACACCACTAGATATTGTTAGAGAAAAACTCAGAGTAAATGGTAAAAATGAAGAATGTAGTGATGTTGTGCAGTGCTTAGAAAAACTTAACCAAGAAAGAGAAAAGCCTGTACAACGCAGACGCCGTCATCATCATGGTTACTTATCACGTAAACCTTTTGCTATAGATTCAAGTAATCAACCTGAGATAGTAGCAAGCAGTAGCACAAGACCATCTTCATGGATAAATGATTGTATTTCTTGGGTGAAAAAATTAGCAGCCAGCACTTTCTCTATAATTCCTGCATTACCCTCTCAATACAACATTGCAGACAAGAATAATGTAAAAAGTGATAATAAAAACATACCACAAAGTACATCATCTGTTGGTTGGAATAAATTCCTAAATAATGAAAATATTGCTCTTGCGAGTTGTGTTGCCGATGCATTAGATAATACTCCAAGTAGGCGCTATCAAGGTTTAATGAGTAAAGGAGTAGAAGTTGTGCCAAGCAGCAGAGTTGCAGTTGAATTTGCTCTTAAAAAATTTAATTCATTTGTAGAAGATAAAATAAGAAACCTAGAATCAAAAGAGCAAGCTAGAATACATGTTGAACTTAAAGATGCATATCCAGAAATAATAGCAAGCTTGGAAAGAGGAGTTGAATTTAGTGGTAATGTTGGGTTAGATAATGTTTTAGAAAAGTGCAAGAAGTGCTTTTGTACAAATGTCTTACCAAAGGATAAAGTATCAACTTGTCTTTCTGATGTAGGAGTAACCAAACTTGGAGGTAATCTCAATAGGTAG
- a CDS encoding Rpn family recombination-promoting nuclease/putative transposase has protein sequence MTFSKFLDPKYDLPFKRVFGTEKNKKILIHFLNDILGFTGVNTIQDVKFLSTIMDPEIASDKQSIVDVLCKDSFGNRYIAEMQPARDKCFEKRAQLYAAKAYSRQSGNYIDFKKVFFIAISNSTLFPTEVEYISTHNIRDIKTNGHYLKDFQFVFIELPKFAKNKVEQLESTVERWCFFFRYAEDTTDEDLKDIAEKSPIIKLAYDALDKFSWEEEDLAAYEERVLSVQKEAAIWEQRLDDARDEGKQEGRQEGIQIGHQKGKVEVAKNSLKAGVSIDVIAQITGLSHSEISQLKEKT, from the coding sequence ATGACTTTTTCTAAGTTCCTCGATCCTAAATATGACCTGCCCTTCAAACGAGTGTTCGGCACTGAAAAAAATAAGAAGATTCTTATCCACTTTTTGAATGACATCTTAGGCTTTACTGGTGTTAACACAATTCAAGATGTTAAGTTTCTTAGCACTATTATGGACCCTGAAATTGCTTCTGATAAACAGAGTATTGTTGATGTCCTCTGTAAGGATTCTTTCGGGAATAGATATATTGCAGAGATGCAGCCCGCTAGAGACAAGTGCTTTGAAAAACGTGCCCAACTTTATGCTGCTAAAGCTTACTCAAGACAATCTGGCAATTACATTGATTTTAAGAAAGTGTTCTTTATTGCTATTTCCAATAGTACGCTATTTCCTACAGAGGTTGAGTATATTTCTACTCACAATATACGTGATATAAAGACTAATGGACATTACTTAAAAGATTTTCAATTCGTCTTTATTGAGTTGCCTAAATTCGCAAAAAATAAAGTAGAGCAACTAGAGAGCACAGTAGAAAGGTGGTGTTTTTTTTTCCGGTATGCAGAAGATACTACAGATGAAGACCTAAAAGATATTGCAGAAAAATCACCAATAATAAAGCTAGCATATGATGCATTAGACAAGTTTAGTTGGGAAGAAGAGGATCTTGCAGCATACGAAGAAAGAGTATTGAGTGTACAGAAAGAAGCTGCTATTTGGGAACAACGTCTTGATGATGCTAGAGATGAAGGTAAACAAGAAGGTAGACAAGAAGGCATCCAAATCGGCCATCAAAAAGGTAAAGTTGAAGTAGCCAAAAACTCACTTAAGGCCGGTGTCTCTATAGATGTTATAGCTCAAATTACCGGCCTCTCTCATTCTGAAATTTCACAACTCAAAGAAAAAACATAA